One stretch of Bacteroidales bacterium DNA includes these proteins:
- a CDS encoding SpoIIE family protein phosphatase — MRKFILLVSFLLVVSLLKAQQGAPLLTHFYESRDIENQNWAICQDEYNVMLFANRKGISAFDGQDWTSVRIPVIPYTMRANPKDGKIFVGGENNYGYIEKDQAGLYKYISVSGDEAGIGVITRIIFNDSVVWFYGEQSVSRHNLNDNKLELRLKSPDDSPFTGMFVTPKNTFINRLNSGLFRLESDTLFPIVTGYVTENIDILFSLPYDQNRVLVGLSNGKLQLFDGIKYYDYQVKDEGYLRDNILSEGIMMGDSLYAFSTLDGGALVIDKKSGEVRFTINNQNKLPDDEIYAIGQDRSGGLWLSHQYGLSRAELKLPVGNFSIYPGLTGNLTTSLWFKGELFVGTSEGVYYLTAVRNYAEVQVLVKNDAASAVAQTVNQSATQEQQGTRKSIFTRIFGKKITKEKSSEAASPSASVSAAAKKPAETFTKKTVNKLKSINYIYKRVDGFNEKCRQLVATDYGILAATNKGLLVINNHKAETIAQDRYVNFISWQPVKDRYYIASGDGYFSVRYSGGKWISESPDPAFSDPVYSLAITSAGDLWLGVDNAALLTDLQGAGGSVKYTSVSIKSDFPQRYLVDAVNDSVFLYTESGVYYYQKQSAAFVERDADISPLTSKTKFAYPLSNKPWVKHGYNWLYLNTTDSFIEKEMSLLKLFSDVVSINTENKILWVVDGENRLFRIDMDKPLKVNPESNILVKSIYNANGTTFSLSEIVFNRGDNVIYFDIVAPGYLKQNTTQYQYTVNKLMNGWSNWSVRTSYNLAIPIAGDYTLQVRAKDIWGNIGDIKTIKFTIKAPFTKTPLFFILTASFVLLILFLIVRFREGQLQKANKILEQKVKERTAEIEAQKEEITSSIEYASRIQMAMLPEEEHFKSFFSDHFIIFKPRDIVSGDFYWIGETEKQIFFTVADCTGHGVPGAFMSTLGISTLNEIITNNSDLQANTVLGLLREKIKTSLHQTGKEGEAADGMDISFCIINKSKKVLQYSGAYNPLFIFQGGEFKEYKADRMPIGIYYGEKKAFTNYEINLKKGDAIYIFSDGYADQFGGPDGVKYKSANLKKLLAENYYRPMSEQKAIIEKELENWKGSADQVDDITMIGIRI; from the coding sequence ATGAGGAAGTTTATTTTACTGGTTTCATTTTTATTGGTTGTTTCTTTACTTAAAGCCCAGCAAGGCGCTCCTTTGCTGACACACTTCTATGAGAGCAGGGATATTGAAAATCAGAACTGGGCTATTTGTCAGGATGAGTATAACGTTATGCTTTTTGCAAACAGAAAAGGCATTTCAGCATTCGACGGACAGGATTGGACTTCGGTCAGGATTCCGGTAATCCCTTATACAATGAGGGCAAATCCCAAAGACGGTAAGATCTTTGTCGGTGGAGAAAACAACTACGGATATATAGAGAAGGATCAGGCTGGCTTATACAAGTACATATCAGTATCAGGTGATGAAGCAGGAATAGGTGTTATCACCAGGATTATATTTAATGATTCTGTAGTCTGGTTTTACGGCGAACAGTCTGTTAGCCGGCACAATCTGAATGATAATAAACTGGAGCTGCGACTGAAATCACCTGATGACAGTCCATTTACCGGTATGTTCGTTACCCCGAAGAATACTTTTATAAACAGGCTAAACTCAGGTTTATTCAGACTTGAAAGTGATACACTTTTCCCTATAGTAACAGGATATGTGACTGAGAATATTGATATTCTCTTCTCGCTTCCATATGATCAGAACAGGGTTTTAGTTGGACTAAGCAATGGAAAACTGCAGCTTTTTGACGGTATAAAATATTACGATTACCAGGTTAAAGATGAAGGTTATCTCCGTGACAATATTCTCTCTGAGGGAATTATGATGGGAGACAGTCTTTATGCCTTCTCTACACTTGATGGCGGAGCTCTGGTTATAGATAAAAAAAGTGGTGAAGTCAGGTTCACAATTAACAACCAGAATAAACTTCCTGATGATGAGATATATGCAATTGGGCAGGATAGAAGCGGAGGATTATGGCTTTCTCACCAGTATGGCCTATCCAGAGCTGAACTGAAACTCCCGGTAGGAAATTTTAGTATTTATCCCGGACTGACCGGCAATCTTACAACATCCCTCTGGTTCAAAGGAGAGTTATTTGTTGGAACCAGTGAGGGTGTTTATTACCTGACCGCTGTAAGGAACTATGCAGAGGTTCAGGTTCTGGTTAAAAATGATGCAGCTTCTGCAGTTGCACAGACAGTTAATCAGTCAGCCACTCAGGAGCAGCAGGGTACCAGGAAGAGTATCTTCACCAGGATATTCGGAAAGAAAATCACAAAAGAAAAAAGCAGTGAGGCTGCATCCCCGTCAGCTTCCGTAAGTGCAGCTGCTAAAAAACCGGCAGAAACATTTACTAAAAAGACTGTAAATAAGCTCAAATCAATTAACTATATCTACAAAAGGGTTGACGGCTTTAATGAGAAATGCAGACAATTGGTGGCAACTGATTATGGGATACTTGCCGCAACAAACAAAGGACTTCTTGTAATAAATAATCATAAAGCTGAAACAATCGCACAGGATCGGTATGTAAATTTCATATCGTGGCAGCCTGTTAAGGACAGGTATTATATAGCTTCAGGTGATGGCTATTTTTCTGTAAGGTATTCCGGAGGAAAATGGATCAGCGAATCCCCGGATCCCGCTTTTTCTGATCCTGTTTATTCTCTGGCAATTACATCAGCTGGTGATTTATGGCTGGGAGTAGATAATGCAGCTCTCCTGACGGATTTACAAGGTGCTGGCGGAAGTGTGAAGTATACCTCGGTCAGCATAAAGAGCGATTTTCCGCAAAGATATCTGGTTGATGCAGTAAATGATTCCGTCTTTCTGTATACCGAGTCGGGAGTTTACTATTATCAGAAGCAATCTGCAGCATTTGTAGAAAGAGATGCTGATATCAGTCCTTTAACATCAAAGACAAAATTTGCTTATCCGCTTTCCAATAAACCATGGGTTAAACATGGATATAACTGGCTGTATCTTAATACTACTGATTCTTTCATTGAGAAGGAAATGTCACTTCTTAAACTATTCAGTGACGTTGTTTCAATAAATACAGAGAATAAGATTCTCTGGGTTGTGGACGGAGAAAATCGTTTATTCAGGATTGATATGGATAAACCTTTGAAAGTCAACCCCGAAAGCAATATTCTTGTTAAAAGTATCTATAATGCAAACGGTACTACATTCAGTCTGTCAGAAATTGTATTTAACCGTGGTGATAATGTCATATATTTCGATATCGTAGCTCCCGGCTACCTTAAACAGAATACCACACAATATCAATATACTGTAAATAAGCTGATGAATGGCTGGTCAAACTGGTCTGTCCGAACCAGTTATAATCTTGCTATCCCAATAGCTGGGGACTATACCCTACAGGTCAGGGCGAAGGATATCTGGGGAAACATCGGGGATATAAAAACGATCAAATTTACGATTAAGGCACCTTTCACAAAGACACCGCTATTCTTTATTCTGACAGCTTCATTTGTTTTGCTTATTCTTTTTCTGATTGTCAGGTTCAGGGAGGGACAGCTGCAGAAAGCAAATAAAATACTTGAACAGAAAGTAAAGGAGCGTACAGCTGAAATTGAAGCACAGAAAGAGGAGATAACCTCAAGTATTGAATACGCAAGCAGAATTCAAATGGCAATGCTTCCTGAGGAAGAGCATTTCAAATCTTTTTTCTCTGATCACTTCATAATTTTTAAGCCAAGGGATATTGTCAGCGGCGATTTCTATTGGATCGGAGAGACCGAAAAACAAATTTTTTTCACGGTGGCCGATTGTACGGGCCATGGTGTCCCCGGGGCTTTCATGAGTACACTGGGAATCTCCACACTTAATGAGATTATTACTAATAATTCTGATCTTCAGGCTAATACAGTGCTTGGACTTCTTCGTGAAAAGATAAAAACTTCACTTCATCAAACAGGAAAAGAAGGTGAAGCTGCAGATGGAATGGATATCTCATTCTGCATTATAAACAAGAGCAAAAAAGTATTGCAGTACTCCGGAGCATATAATCCGCTTTTCATTTTCCAGGGTGGTGAATTCAAGGAATATAAAGCCGACAGGATGCCGATAGGTATTTACTACGGGGAGAAGAAAGCATTTACCAACTATGAGATAAATCTCAAAAAAGGTGATGCGATTTATATATTTTCAGATGGTTATGCTGATCAGTTTGGCGGACCTGACGGGGTAAAATATAAAAGCGCCAACCTTAAGAAGTTATTGGCAGAAAACTATTACAGACCAATGTCAGAACAAAAGGCAATTATTGAAAAAGAGCTTGAAAACTGGAAAGGATCTGCTGATCAGGTTGATGATATAACAATGATAGGTATCAGAATTTAA
- a CDS encoding gluconate transporter: MPLLIVVLGICLLLVLILVFKFNSFLSFVIVSISVALAEGMTLDQAVLSIEKGIGNTMGFLVLILCLGSMLGKLVSESGAAQRITTRLVNAFGLKHIQLALMLTGFIVGVSLFYDVGFFIMIPLVFTVAAATGLPLLYVGLPMLAALSVTHGYLPPHPAPTAIVGVFNADLGKTLFYGIIVAIPAIFVSGPILSKALSKIDAKPFAEFVNVKPLTEEEMPGFWTSFFSALLPVLLITLATIAGFLLPEENIVRKVLGWIGNPVFAMLLSVLFAIYTLGIARGRKINDIMNSLAHSVTSITMIMLLIAGAGALKQVLIDAGVSDYIGGLLSESSLSPLFLGWLIATVLRFCVGSATVAGITTAGIVLPLVTAGAVKPELMVLAIGSGSLMFGHVNDGGFWLFKEYFNLSIKDTLKSWCVMETSIGIMGLIGVLVLNLFV; the protein is encoded by the coding sequence ATGCCACTTCTGATAGTCGTCCTTGGAATCTGCCTCCTTCTGGTTCTGATACTTGTTTTTAAATTCAACTCATTCCTCTCTTTTGTTATTGTGTCAATTTCTGTAGCTCTTGCAGAAGGAATGACACTTGACCAGGCTGTACTGTCGATCGAAAAAGGTATTGGCAATACTATGGGATTCCTTGTACTTATTTTATGTCTTGGATCAATGCTCGGGAAACTAGTATCGGAAAGTGGAGCTGCCCAGAGGATTACAACCAGACTTGTTAATGCTTTCGGATTAAAACATATTCAGCTTGCCCTGATGCTTACCGGTTTCATCGTTGGAGTTTCGCTCTTTTATGATGTCGGTTTCTTCATTATGATTCCACTTGTTTTCACCGTGGCAGCAGCAACCGGTTTACCTTTGCTGTATGTGGGACTTCCTATGCTTGCAGCACTCTCGGTTACACATGGTTATCTTCCGCCGCATCCTGCTCCTACGGCCATCGTTGGTGTATTTAATGCGGATCTTGGGAAAACACTTTTCTATGGTATAATTGTGGCTATCCCTGCTATTTTTGTCTCCGGACCAATACTTTCCAAGGCACTCAGCAAGATAGATGCTAAGCCGTTTGCAGAATTTGTAAATGTTAAACCATTGACTGAAGAAGAGATGCCCGGATTCTGGACAAGCTTCTTTTCAGCACTTTTGCCTGTTCTGCTTATAACTCTTGCAACTATTGCAGGGTTTTTACTTCCCGAAGAAAATATTGTACGAAAGGTTCTTGGATGGATAGGCAATCCTGTATTTGCAATGCTGCTCTCAGTTCTTTTCGCTATTTATACACTTGGAATCGCCAGGGGAAGAAAGATTAATGACATCATGAATTCCCTTGCTCACTCTGTTACAAGCATAACAATGATTATGCTTCTTATTGCCGGTGCCGGTGCATTAAAACAGGTTCTTATTGACGCTGGAGTCAGCGATTACATTGGCGGACTTCTGAGTGAATCATCACTATCACCATTATTTCTCGGTTGGCTCATTGCAACAGTTTTGCGGTTCTGTGTAGGGTCTGCTACAGTTGCCGGAATTACTACTGCCGGTATTGTACTTCCCCTGGTAACAGCAGGTGCTGTGAAACCTGAACTTATGGTACTTGCTATTGGTTCAGGGAGTCTGATGTTCGGACATGTGAATGACGGAGGATTCTGGTTGTTTAAAGAATACTTTAACCTGAGTATTAAAGATACTCTGAAATCCTGGTGTGTTATGGAAACATCTATCGGAATAATGGGATTAATTGGTGTTCTGGTACTTAATCTTTTTGTGTAA
- a CDS encoding Gfo/Idh/MocA family oxidoreductase, which translates to MFDRIYNISIAGCSRVAHLHAKAVQNIPNARLAGVWSRTASTANDFAAVYKTKSYADISEMVADNKTDLVIVCSAHPYHIQPATEAAKAGANVLVEKPLASDLKDCDEMIKICRENKVKLGVISQRRWYEPVRRVKDAIESGKLGKPAMATVTMLGWRDKAYYDSDEWRGSWKKEGGGVLVNQSPHQLDLMLWFMGEIDEVYGIWRNLNHPYIEVEDTALAIVKFKSGAIGNILVSNSQKPGIYGKVHVHGENGASAGVQTDGGAMFIAGRTGVAEPPVNDLWTIPGEEHLLKEWVKEDTDTFNNCDPTVVYMQYQIEEYLKAIAEGRDPAVNGEAGRRTVELFTAIYRSTRDNMPIKFPLKPEPGFDGRG; encoded by the coding sequence ATGTTTGATAGAATATACAACATTTCAATTGCAGGATGCAGCCGCGTAGCTCATCTTCATGCAAAGGCTGTTCAGAATATCCCAAATGCCCGGCTCGCAGGTGTCTGGAGCAGAACAGCAAGCACGGCAAATGATTTTGCTGCTGTTTATAAAACAAAATCGTATGCTGATATTTCTGAAATGGTAGCCGATAATAAAACAGACCTCGTTATTGTCTGTTCCGCTCATCCTTACCATATTCAGCCAGCAACGGAAGCTGCTAAGGCAGGGGCTAATGTGCTGGTTGAGAAGCCTCTGGCCTCAGATCTGAAGGATTGCGACGAAATGATAAAAATCTGCAGGGAGAATAAAGTAAAGCTTGGCGTAATTAGTCAGCGGCGGTGGTATGAACCTGTGAGAAGGGTGAAAGATGCAATTGAGAGCGGGAAACTGGGAAAACCTGCAATGGCAACAGTCACAATGCTTGGCTGGCGCGATAAGGCCTATTATGATTCTGATGAGTGGAGGGGGTCGTGGAAGAAAGAGGGTGGCGGGGTACTTGTAAACCAGTCGCCTCACCAGCTTGATCTTATGCTATGGTTTATGGGTGAAATAGATGAAGTTTATGGAATATGGAGAAACCTGAACCATCCGTACATAGAGGTCGAAGACACTGCTCTGGCAATTGTGAAGTTTAAAAGCGGGGCTATAGGAAATATTCTTGTTAGCAATTCGCAGAAACCTGGAATCTACGGAAAAGTACATGTCCATGGAGAAAACGGAGCATCAGCCGGAGTCCAGACAGATGGAGGTGCTATGTTTATTGCCGGACGAACGGGCGTGGCTGAACCACCCGTAAACGACCTCTGGACAATCCCGGGAGAGGAGCATCTGCTCAAAGAGTGGGTTAAAGAGGATACAGATACTTTTAATAATTGCGATCCCACTGTTGTATATATGCAGTATCAGATTGAAGAATACCTGAAAGCAATTGCTGAGGGAAGAGACCCTGCTGTTAACGGTGAAGCAGGACGGCGAACAGTCGAGTTATTCACAGCTATATACAGATCTACCCGCGATAATATGCCAATCAAATTTCCGCTGAAACCTGAACCTGGATTTGATGGGCGGGGCTAG
- a CDS encoding galactitol-1-phosphate 5-dehydrogenase, with protein sequence MKALVLEEYNRLVYKDVPDPEINTGEVLVKVMACGICGSDVHGLDGSTGRRIPPMIMGHEASGIIVKTGSGVNGWKTGDRVTFDSTVYPLNDWYTLEGHYNLSDNREVLGVSPGTYKRAGAFAEFIAIPQHILYKIPDNVTFEQAAMVEAVAVALHSINISGIKTGDKCVVVGTGMIGTFILKLLRLSGASRIIAIDINSNKLDQAIKAGADDIFLATDPNLGEKIIALTNNRGADISFEAVGRSESVNIAIDVLRKGGKAVLVGNVSPKVEFPLQKVVTRELTVLGSCAIRGEYEVVLNLLQTGKISVDDQISAVAPLSEGAGWFDRLYRKEEDLNKVILVP encoded by the coding sequence ATGAAAGCCCTCGTACTGGAAGAATACAACAGACTTGTTTATAAAGATGTACCTGATCCTGAAATTAATACAGGAGAAGTCCTTGTAAAAGTCATGGCCTGCGGTATCTGCGGCTCTGATGTTCATGGTCTCGACGGAAGTACAGGCCGAAGGATCCCTCCGATGATCATGGGGCACGAGGCTTCAGGGATTATTGTTAAAACCGGGTCCGGGGTTAACGGCTGGAAGACGGGAGACAGAGTGACATTTGATTCAACTGTGTACCCTTTGAATGATTGGTATACTCTTGAGGGTCATTATAACTTAAGTGATAACAGGGAAGTCCTTGGTGTCTCTCCCGGCACCTATAAGAGAGCCGGTGCATTTGCTGAGTTTATTGCTATTCCTCAGCATATTCTGTACAAAATTCCTGATAATGTAACATTTGAACAGGCTGCAATGGTTGAAGCAGTTGCCGTAGCCCTTCATTCAATAAACATTTCAGGAATAAAGACCGGCGATAAATGTGTAGTTGTAGGTACAGGTATGATCGGGACTTTTATTCTTAAACTTCTCCGGCTTTCAGGCGCTTCAAGGATTATTGCAATAGATATAAATTCAAACAAGCTTGATCAGGCAATAAAAGCCGGGGCAGATGATATCTTTCTGGCAACTGATCCAAACCTTGGTGAAAAAATCATTGCCCTTACAAATAACAGAGGAGCCGATATCTCATTTGAGGCAGTCGGCAGAAGTGAATCTGTAAATATTGCGATTGATGTTCTCCGCAAAGGCGGTAAAGCAGTTCTTGTTGGTAATGTATCCCCAAAAGTGGAATTTCCCCTTCAGAAGGTTGTTACCCGTGAATTGACAGTTCTGGGGAGCTGTGCCATACGGGGGGAATATGAAGTTGTTCTTAATCTGCTTCAGACCGGAAAGATAAGTGTTGACGATCAGATCTCTGCCGTAGCACCCCTTTCAGAAGGAGCTGGCTGGTTTGACAGACTTTACAGGAAAGAGGAGGATTTAAATAAAGTAATTCTTGTTCCCTGA
- a CDS encoding antibiotic biosynthesis monooxygenase, translating into MKVKLFVVLLGIALIAASCGNKKSAEAVSVPGTSVAVPEVDSKMMIIARLTVKPERAKDFVEAAKDIIAKSNAEEGCLYYQLFQDPYDNSKFVFVEEYKNQAAVDAHFAAEYFNAFGPKISDMLVGAAEIKVVTVAKEVVQ; encoded by the coding sequence ATGAAAGTAAAATTATTTGTCGTCCTGCTTGGTATTGCCTTAATTGCCGCCAGTTGTGGTAATAAAAAAAGTGCAGAAGCTGTTTCTGTTCCCGGTACCTCAGTTGCTGTACCTGAAGTGGATTCAAAGATGATGATAATAGCCAGGCTCACTGTTAAACCTGAAAGAGCAAAAGATTTTGTTGAGGCTGCAAAAGATATCATTGCCAAATCAAATGCTGAGGAAGGCTGTCTTTATTATCAGCTGTTTCAGGATCCTTATGACAATTCCAAATTTGTGTTTGTTGAGGAGTATAAGAATCAGGCAGCTGTAGATGCTCATTTTGCTGCAGAGTATTTCAATGCATTTGGACCAAAGATAAGCGATATGCTGGTAGGTGCTGCTGAAATAAAAGTCGTTACCGTTGCCAAAGAGGTAGTACAATAG
- a CDS encoding DUF4147 domain-containing protein, which translates to MTSRIIAEQIFLAGVESVIPSHLIHDVLHLKDNILHIKHLQFPLKSINNIYIIGAGKASAAMAFEVEKILGPYITEGHIIVKYGHSCKLNRIRVTEAAHPVPDSNGFKATEAILKIAVKAGVSDLVICLLSGGGSALLADFPQGSSPGEIANVNNLLINSGACIHEINAVRKHCSLVKGGQLARAVNPATLVSLILSDVAGDPLDVISSGPTTPDPTLFSHALEVLDKFNLMNDMPSGIIKYLKEGADGLRPETPKPTDPVFAKTENLLIGTNRLALEAAKRKALDYNINALIIDDQLQGDTTSVAEYLVETALKFKENEYEVKPVCLLFGGETTVKMTGKGKGGRNQHLALQTALLLKDHPGITVLSAGTDGNDGPTGAAGAVVDSETCLKALDDDIDPVKFVLDFDSYHFFKKTGGHIITGPTMTNVMDIIVVIIE; encoded by the coding sequence ATGACCAGCAGAATAATAGCCGAACAAATATTTCTTGCAGGTGTGGAAAGTGTCATTCCTTCACACCTTATTCATGATGTTCTTCATCTGAAAGATAATATTCTCCATATAAAACACCTTCAGTTTCCGCTAAAGAGTATTAATAACATTTACATCATAGGTGCCGGGAAAGCAAGTGCTGCAATGGCATTTGAGGTTGAAAAAATTCTGGGACCATATATTACTGAAGGACATATTATTGTCAAGTATGGTCATTCATGCAAATTAAATCGTATCAGGGTTACTGAGGCGGCTCATCCGGTACCAGATTCGAATGGGTTTAAAGCTACTGAAGCTATTCTTAAAATAGCTGTGAAAGCCGGAGTCAGTGATTTGGTAATATGCTTATTATCAGGAGGAGGCTCTGCCCTTCTTGCCGATTTCCCACAGGGATCTTCTCCGGGCGAAATAGCAAATGTTAATAACCTGCTTATTAACAGCGGAGCATGTATTCATGAGATAAATGCAGTAAGAAAACACTGTTCACTTGTAAAGGGCGGACAGCTTGCACGGGCCGTAAATCCGGCAACTCTTGTAAGCCTTATACTTTCTGATGTTGCCGGTGATCCTCTCGATGTAATATCCTCGGGTCCAACAACTCCCGATCCTACATTATTCAGTCATGCTCTCGAAGTACTTGATAAGTTCAATCTGATGAATGATATGCCATCAGGAATAATTAAATACCTGAAGGAGGGAGCAGATGGTTTAAGACCTGAAACCCCGAAACCCACTGATCCTGTTTTTGCAAAGACTGAGAACCTTCTTATAGGGACAAACAGACTTGCACTGGAAGCAGCCAAAAGGAAAGCGCTTGATTATAACATAAATGCACTGATAATAGACGATCAGCTTCAGGGCGATACAACATCTGTAGCAGAATATTTGGTTGAAACAGCACTGAAATTCAAAGAAAACGAGTATGAAGTAAAACCTGTATGTCTGCTTTTCGGGGGAGAGACAACTGTAAAGATGACCGGTAAAGGGAAGGGTGGCAGAAACCAGCATCTGGCACTCCAGACCGCTTTATTGCTTAAGGATCATCCGGGAATTACAGTTCTCTCGGCAGGGACTGATGGAAATGACGGGCCCACAGGTGCTGCTGGAGCTGTAGTTGATTCAGAAACCTGTTTAAAAGCGCTGGACGATGATATTGATCCTGTTAAATTCGTACTGGATTTTGATTCATATCATTTCTTCAAAAAGACTGGTGGTCATATCATTACAGGACCTACAATGACCAACGTTATGGATATAATTGTTGTCATTATTGAATAG
- a CDS encoding GntP family permease — translation MSVLVTSILVGISIIAIIYLTSSLKLKAFIALFIVSVFLAFSTLPADRVIATIKEGFGNTMASIGFLIILGAIIGITLDKTGGTLSIARYILSKTGEKRSVQALGLTGFITGLPIFCDSGFIILSGLAKSFSAKSKIALPFMATVLATSLYSVHCLIPPHPGALAAAGLFQVNIGYLIIAGTLFAVPGALASYFWAKWMTKGKDYPPATEPGVDTQMVNDQLPSPFLSFLPIVVPLLLITVKSLLNLIDSGGHSLITKIFFFPGDPIFALSIGVVLSLFLLKKKTIESMNSVFGEAIEKAGPILIVTAAGGMFGMVIKATGTGEAVGKILAGTNIGLVVPFLIAVLMKTAQGSSTVAIITAASFVAPMLSMLGLDSESGRLLAMLSMGAGSMLVSHANDSYFWVISNFSEIDPGTNLKVYSFSTIVMGTVVFLCVWITSLVVL, via the coding sequence ATGAGCGTTTTAGTCACTTCGATTCTTGTTGGAATAAGTATAATTGCGATAATATACCTGACATCCAGTTTAAAGCTTAAAGCATTCATAGCCCTTTTTATTGTTTCAGTCTTTCTTGCATTTTCCACATTACCTGCAGACAGAGTAATAGCAACAATAAAGGAAGGTTTCGGAAACACCATGGCATCAATAGGATTCCTCATAATCCTTGGTGCAATTATCGGGATTACTCTTGATAAAACAGGAGGTACCCTAAGCATCGCCCGCTATATCCTTTCCAAAACAGGTGAAAAAAGAAGTGTTCAGGCATTAGGGCTAACCGGATTCATTACCGGACTTCCCATTTTTTGCGATTCAGGGTTTATAATCCTAAGCGGACTTGCAAAGTCGTTCAGCGCTAAATCAAAAATTGCCTTGCCATTTATGGCAACAGTTCTGGCGACATCTCTCTATTCAGTGCATTGCCTTATACCTCCTCATCCCGGAGCACTTGCTGCCGCAGGCCTCTTTCAGGTAAACATCGGATACCTTATTATAGCAGGTACTCTTTTTGCTGTTCCGGGTGCACTTGCTTCATATTTCTGGGCAAAATGGATGACAAAAGGAAAAGATTATCCTCCTGCCACTGAGCCTGGGGTTGATACACAGATGGTGAATGATCAGCTTCCTTCACCGTTTCTTTCATTTTTGCCGATTGTAGTTCCTCTTTTACTTATTACTGTCAAATCATTATTAAACCTTATTGATTCAGGAGGTCATTCTCTGATTACGAAAATATTCTTCTTTCCCGGCGATCCCATTTTCGCACTATCAATCGGCGTTGTGCTTTCGTTGTTCCTGCTGAAGAAAAAAACAATAGAATCGATGAATTCTGTGTTCGGGGAAGCTATTGAAAAGGCAGGACCAATACTTATAGTTACAGCTGCAGGCGGCATGTTTGGCATGGTCATCAAGGCTACAGGAACAGGAGAGGCTGTAGGAAAAATTCTGGCAGGGACAAACATAGGTCTTGTTGTACCTTTTCTGATAGCCGTCCTGATGAAGACAGCGCAGGGATCTTCAACTGTTGCAATAATCACAGCTGCATCGTTTGTAGCACCAATGCTATCTATGCTTGGTCTCGATTCAGAATCAGGCAGGCTATTAGCCATGCTTTCCATGGGTGCCGGATCGATGTTGGTTTCTCATGCCAATGATTCCTACTTCTGGGTTATTTCTAACTTTTCAGAAATTGACCCCGGAACAAATTTAAAGGTCTACTCTTTTTCAACAATTGTAATGGGAACAGTAGTTTTTCTATGCGTTTGGATTACATCACTAGTAGTTTTATGA